A portion of the Candidatus Korarchaeota archaeon NZ13-K genome contains these proteins:
- a CDS encoding nicotinamidase, whose translation MRVAITGRSALLIVDVQRDFMPGGALPVPEGDSVVVPINELVGRFEGRGLPVILTRDWHPPDHVSFRPRGGPWPPHCVAGTEGAEFHPSLRVPPGALIVSKATERDREAYSGFEGTDLAQALASLGVRRLFVGGVATEYCVRATVLDALRLNYEVLVVEEAVRGISKDGEERAKYEMLREGGILVRLDEIA comes from the coding sequence ATGAGGGTGGCGATAACCGGAAGGTCGGCCCTTCTCATAGTCGACGTGCAGAGGGATTTCATGCCCGGAGGGGCGCTGCCCGTCCCCGAGGGGGACTCCGTCGTGGTCCCGATCAACGAGCTGGTCGGCAGGTTCGAGGGGAGGGGATTGCCCGTCATCCTGACCAGGGACTGGCATCCCCCGGATCACGTGTCCTTCAGGCCCAGGGGAGGGCCCTGGCCCCCTCACTGCGTCGCCGGCACGGAGGGCGCGGAGTTCCATCCCTCCCTCAGGGTTCCCCCGGGGGCCCTGATAGTCTCGAAGGCAACCGAGAGGGATAGGGAAGCTTACTCGGGATTCGAGGGGACCGATCTGGCTCAGGCGCTCGCGAGCCTCGGGGTGAGGAGGCTCTTCGTGGGTGGGGTGGCCACCGAGTACTGCGTCAGGGCCACCGTGCTGGATGCGCTCAGGCTCAACTACGAGGTCCTAGTGGTCGAGGAGGCGGTGAGGGGGATCTCCAAGGATGGGGAGGAGAGGGCTAAGTATGAGATGCTCAGGGAAGGGGGAATACTGGTGAGGCTGGATGAGATAGCGTAG